Proteins from a genomic interval of Mycobacterium conspicuum:
- a CDS encoding L,D-transpeptidase, whose product MRSAVRSVLVMLGIAAALVAGPTDVRLASVSLPHGDFAIATVLPTRGELVGVAHPVVVTFRKPIADRAAAERAIEVNSTPAMTGKYEWVDNDVVQWVPDRYWPAHSTVALSVGGVPTEFQTGAVVLGVADISKHTFTVSVDGVPAGTPSQLPAPHHRPNWGEPGVMPASLGRPNYPTPVGKYAVLSKDRSVTMDSSSVGIPVNDPDGYNLTVDYGVRIDNHGLYVHSAPWAVPAMGVENVSHGCISLAPDDAEWYFNNVKVGDPVVVQEGVPVGDKWVEGDPAHAAG is encoded by the coding sequence ATGCGGTCTGCGGTTCGATCTGTTCTGGTGATGCTGGGAATCGCCGCGGCGTTGGTCGCAGGGCCAACCGACGTGCGCCTGGCGTCCGTGAGCCTTCCGCACGGCGACTTCGCCATCGCGACCGTGCTACCCACGCGCGGCGAGCTGGTGGGTGTCGCGCACCCCGTCGTGGTGACGTTCCGCAAGCCGATCGCAGACCGGGCCGCGGCCGAGCGTGCGATCGAGGTCAACTCCACGCCCGCGATGACCGGCAAGTACGAGTGGGTGGACAACGACGTGGTGCAATGGGTGCCCGATCGATACTGGCCGGCGCACAGCACCGTGGCACTCTCGGTGGGCGGCGTACCGACGGAATTCCAAACCGGCGCAGTCGTACTCGGGGTCGCCGACATCTCGAAGCACACGTTCACCGTGAGCGTCGACGGCGTTCCGGCGGGGACGCCGTCGCAGCTGCCCGCGCCGCACCACCGGCCGAACTGGGGTGAGCCGGGCGTGATGCCGGCGTCGTTGGGCAGGCCCAATTACCCGACGCCGGTCGGCAAGTATGCGGTCCTGTCCAAAGACCGCTCGGTGACGATGGATTCGAGCAGCGTCGGCATCCCCGTGAACGATCCCGACGGGTACAACCTCACGGTGGATTACGGCGTCCGCATCGACAACCACGGCCTCTACGTGCATTCAGCTCCGTGGGCCGTCCCGGCCATGGGGGTGGAGAACGTCAGCCACGGCTGCATCAGCCTGGCCCCCGACGACGCCGAGTGGTACTTCAACAACGTCAAGGTCGGTGACCCGGTCGTCGTGCAGGAAGGAGTTCCGGTAGGAGACAAATGGGTTGAAGGCGACCCGGCGCATGCGGCCGGCTGA
- a CDS encoding type II toxin-antitoxin system VapC family toxin, translating to MLCVDVNVLVYAHRADLPEHSAYRQLLERLANGDEPLGLPDLTLGGFVRVMTNRRIFSEPTNSDEAWLAVNALLEAPAAMQLRAGQRHWMLFRQLATDIDARGNDVADAYLAAYALENSATWLSADRGFARFHRLRWVHPLDL from the coding sequence ATGCTTTGCGTTGATGTCAACGTCCTCGTTTATGCGCACCGCGCCGATCTGCCCGAGCATTCGGCCTACCGACAGCTGCTGGAACGGCTGGCGAACGGTGATGAGCCTTTAGGTCTGCCGGATCTGACCCTCGGTGGATTCGTCCGCGTGATGACCAATCGCCGGATCTTCTCCGAACCGACAAATTCAGACGAGGCATGGCTTGCGGTCAATGCGCTGCTCGAAGCGCCTGCGGCCATGCAACTTCGCGCCGGCCAACGACATTGGATGTTGTTTCGTCAACTCGCGACCGACATCGACGCACGCGGCAACGACGTCGCGGATGCTTATCTGGCTGCGTACGCGCTTGAGAACAGCGCGACGTGGTTGAGCGCAGACCGCGGCTTCGCACGCTTCCACCGACTGCGCTGGGTTCATCCACTCGATCTCTAG
- a CDS encoding histidine phosphatase family protein, producing the protein MNARRFVAVAVVALLIASCGLARAAGPRTITLTLVRHAQSAANASGLIDTSVPGPDITSKGWCQATIAATQLAPNHYDGIYASTLLRTQQTATPTSQALGEPVTVLPGLREIEAGQYEGKPEADIPQTYFVAPAKWLQGDRSARIPGSVDGNEFEARFNEAVQRIYDSGQQNPVAFSHAAAIMFWVLMNVHNPDLSLLRTKPLPNVGRVVLTGNPSDGWTLTEWDADPSPC; encoded by the coding sequence ATGAACGCACGGCGTTTCGTCGCCGTCGCCGTCGTCGCGTTGTTGATCGCAAGCTGTGGATTGGCGCGGGCCGCCGGCCCGCGCACCATCACGCTGACGCTGGTGCGGCACGCCCAATCGGCCGCCAATGCGTCGGGCTTGATCGACACCTCGGTCCCCGGCCCGGACATCACCTCTAAGGGCTGGTGTCAAGCGACGATCGCGGCAACCCAGTTGGCCCCCAACCACTACGACGGCATCTACGCGTCGACCTTGTTGCGCACCCAGCAGACGGCCACGCCGACGTCTCAGGCGCTGGGCGAACCCGTCACCGTATTGCCCGGACTGCGCGAGATCGAGGCCGGCCAATACGAAGGCAAACCCGAGGCCGACATCCCGCAGACGTACTTCGTTGCGCCCGCGAAATGGCTGCAGGGAGACCGCAGCGCGCGGATCCCGGGCTCGGTGGACGGCAACGAGTTCGAGGCAAGGTTCAACGAGGCCGTCCAACGCATCTACGACAGCGGCCAGCAGAACCCGGTCGCGTTTTCGCATGCCGCGGCGATCATGTTCTGGGTTCTGATGAACGTGCACAACCCGGACCTATCGCTGCTGCGCACCAAGCCGCTGCCGAACGTCGGCCGCGTGGTGCTCACCGGAAACCCTTCGGACGGATGGACACTGACCGAATGGGACGCCGATCCCTCGCCGTGCTGA
- a CDS encoding chitin-binding protein: MNLKQLVAAATMAGAFSAAAIGVGAGLANAAPSAAAGGHGAPADFHAKNGPGDPGGPGGPGGPGPGGPGGPGGAPGGHGGPGGPPPGGPGGPGGPGGPGGHGGAGGPGGPGGPPGAPGGPGGPGHPGGPAEGPGGPGHPGGPPGAPGGPWRGDPQRGYFHGAPWGEGPAPWGPGAPPRPNWGRPLPPPGGRWDAGPINYWGYQETPVWDPGFNQWGFWFFGVWIPL, translated from the coding sequence ATGAATCTGAAACAACTGGTCGCGGCCGCGACCATGGCGGGCGCCTTCAGCGCCGCGGCGATTGGTGTGGGCGCCGGTTTGGCGAACGCCGCACCGTCAGCCGCCGCTGGCGGTCACGGCGCGCCCGCGGACTTCCACGCGAAGAACGGCCCGGGCGATCCGGGTGGGCCCGGCGGCCCGGGCGGTCCCGGGCCGGGCGGTCCCGGCGGACCCGGCGGGGCTCCGGGCGGACACGGCGGCCCGGGCGGACCCCCGCCCGGCGGGCCCGGCGGACCTGGCGGGCCCGGCGGACCCGGCGGACACGGCGGCGCGGGCGGCCCGGGCGGTCCGGGTGGGCCTCCGGGCGCGCCCGGCGGGCCCGGCGGACCCGGTCACCCGGGTGGACCCGCGGAAGGGCCCGGCGGACCGGGTCACCCGGGTGGACCTCCGGGCGCACCCGGCGGGCCGTGGCGCGGGGATCCGCAGCGCGGCTACTTCCACGGGGCGCCGTGGGGCGAGGGACCCGCGCCCTGGGGACCCGGTGCGCCGCCGCGGCCCAACTGGGGCCGCCCGCTTCCTCCGCCCGGGGGACGCTGGGATGCCGGCCCGATCAACTACTGGGGCTACCAGGAAACCCCGGTGTGGGACCCCGGCTTCAATCAATGGGGCTTCTGGTTCTTCGGGGTGTGGATCCCCCTGTAA
- a CDS encoding serine/threonine-protein kinase, with translation MALEVGQVFAGYAILRVLGAGGMGKVYLASHPRLPRQDALKVLPADLTADPEFRARFAREAELAAGLSHPHIVGIHDRGEEDGQFWISMDYVAGADLARVLRDDYPGGMPIDQVVPIITALASALDYAHHRGLLHRDVKPANILLTDPDEQQRRRVYLADFGIARHVDDGAGLTATKTAVGTVAYAAPEQLKAEAVDGRADQYALACTAFHMLTGAPPYGSSNPAVVITGHVSAPPPSIGAIHPELAGLDSVFATAMAKEPSDRFGSCREFADQLSQPRGATSSYAQHTRLALGATAPTPPPLQVPVAGRRTGRRRGVLIGALAGAALLIAGGVFAVVTLVGQPDSGTSPGPLSGTYRTDFGPIVRLEETADPNAAPELSATYGLRSVCRSTGCVATASRLSGPPVAMPTMVFDQINGHWVAVAVQSDQCRDASTEFWQVFTLQPRPDGSLVGEYTATAAKGCADKRMVTLTRTGAVDDTKVGDPARQPARVVSPAEGLHGSYRTTRIFANGGPQQQLTAAATTACLRSGDRCISQLRQEVGFVPLVFGAGKWNLQVDDDGQCPQSGDTTRIKDTGTYPLPQPAQNPITLLSGRGHHDQSAPCALSVDFDEKLTRTGD, from the coding sequence ATGGCGCTTGAGGTGGGTCAAGTGTTTGCCGGCTATGCGATCCTGCGGGTCCTGGGCGCGGGCGGGATGGGCAAGGTCTATCTCGCGTCGCATCCGCGATTGCCGCGCCAGGACGCGCTCAAGGTGTTGCCGGCGGATTTGACCGCCGATCCGGAGTTTCGGGCACGGTTTGCCCGCGAGGCTGAGTTGGCCGCCGGTTTGTCGCATCCGCACATCGTGGGCATCCATGACCGCGGCGAAGAAGATGGCCAGTTTTGGATCTCGATGGATTACGTCGCCGGCGCCGATCTCGCCCGGGTGCTGCGCGATGACTATCCGGGCGGGATGCCGATCGATCAAGTGGTGCCGATCATCACCGCGCTCGCCTCGGCGCTTGACTACGCGCATCATCGTGGGTTGCTGCACCGTGACGTCAAGCCGGCCAACATTTTGTTGACCGACCCCGACGAACAACAGCGCCGCCGGGTGTATCTGGCTGATTTCGGCATCGCGCGCCACGTCGATGACGGGGCGGGCCTGACGGCGACCAAGACCGCGGTGGGCACGGTGGCCTACGCGGCCCCCGAGCAGTTGAAGGCGGAGGCGGTCGACGGCCGCGCCGATCAGTATGCGTTGGCCTGCACAGCTTTTCACATGTTGACCGGTGCGCCGCCCTATGGTTCCTCCAATCCGGCCGTGGTGATCACCGGCCATGTCAGCGCCCCGCCGCCGTCGATCGGTGCGATCCATCCCGAATTGGCCGGGCTGGATTCGGTGTTCGCCACGGCGATGGCCAAAGAACCTTCCGACCGGTTCGGCAGCTGCCGTGAATTCGCCGACCAACTAAGCCAGCCTCGCGGCGCGACCTCCTCGTACGCCCAACACACCCGACTCGCGCTGGGCGCAACCGCGCCCACCCCGCCACCGCTGCAGGTACCGGTCGCGGGGAGACGCACGGGCCGGCGTCGCGGCGTGCTGATCGGCGCCCTGGCGGGCGCGGCGTTGCTGATCGCCGGCGGTGTGTTCGCGGTCGTCACACTCGTCGGCCAACCCGATTCCGGCACCAGCCCGGGGCCCTTGAGCGGCACATACCGGACCGACTTCGGCCCGATCGTGCGCCTCGAAGAGACCGCGGACCCGAATGCAGCGCCCGAGCTGAGCGCCACCTATGGCCTCCGCTCGGTGTGTCGCTCCACCGGATGCGTGGCCACGGCGTCCCGCCTGAGTGGTCCACCGGTGGCGATGCCGACCATGGTCTTCGACCAGATCAATGGGCATTGGGTCGCGGTGGCCGTCCAATCAGATCAGTGCCGAGACGCTTCCACCGAATTCTGGCAGGTGTTCACGCTGCAACCACGGCCCGACGGCTCCCTGGTCGGCGAATACACCGCGACAGCGGCCAAGGGCTGCGCCGACAAGCGCATGGTGACACTCACCCGCACCGGCGCCGTCGACGACACCAAGGTCGGCGACCCGGCACGCCAACCGGCGCGGGTGGTGTCGCCGGCAGAAGGGCTGCATGGCAGCTACCGCACCACCCGGATTTTCGCGAACGGGGGCCCGCAACAGCAGTTGACCGCGGCGGCCACCACCGCGTGCCTGCGCAGCGGCGATCGATGCATCAGCCAACTGCGCCAAGAAGTGGGCTTTGTGCCGCTGGTGTTCGGCGCGGGGAAGTGGAACCTGCAGGTCGACGACGACGGGCAGTGTCCGCAGTCCGGAGACACCACGCGGATAAAAGACACCGGCACCTACCCGTTGCCGCAGCCGGCGCAGAATCCGATCACCCTGTTGAGCGGGCGCGGCCATCATGATCAGTCGGCGCCGTGCGCGCTGAGCGTGGACTTTGACGAAAAGCTCACGCGCACCGGCGATTAG
- a CDS encoding MFS transporter: MADPHPRRRIAVASMVGTTVEFYDFYIYATAAVSVFPHLFFPKGNGTTALLASLATFGLAFVARPLGSVLFGHFGDRVGRKATLVGSLLTMGIATFVVGVLPTYQQVGIAAPVLLATMRFTQGLALGGEWSGAALLVTETAEPDKRARAAMWPQLGAPFGFLLANGLFLILISWLGHSNVEADLGGAFLTWGWRIPFLLSAVMVAIGLYVRLRLTETPVFAKALERGERVRSPLIAVFRTNWRELIIGTFVMLATYTLFYTVTTWTLSYGTAKRPPRGAGLGFGYADFLHIQLIAVLFFAATVPIAGALADRFGRRITLLVITTVIIGYGASFDLLLAPASATKGSATLFLVIGMTLMGLSFGPMSAVLPELFPTNVRYTGSGIAYNVAGILGAAVAPFIATWLATNHGVAWVGMYLSVAAVLSVIALLVMRETKAVSLENPVAEVQAVS, from the coding sequence ATGGCTGACCCACACCCGCGGCGTCGTATCGCCGTCGCCTCGATGGTGGGCACCACGGTCGAGTTCTACGACTTCTACATCTATGCCACGGCCGCGGTCAGCGTCTTCCCGCATCTGTTCTTCCCGAAGGGCAACGGCACCACCGCGCTGCTGGCCTCGCTCGCGACATTCGGTCTGGCGTTCGTGGCGCGCCCGCTGGGGTCGGTCCTGTTCGGGCATTTCGGCGATCGCGTGGGGCGCAAGGCCACGCTGGTCGGCTCGCTGCTGACCATGGGCATCGCCACCTTCGTGGTCGGTGTGCTGCCGACCTACCAGCAGGTGGGCATCGCGGCACCGGTGCTGTTGGCGACCATGCGGTTCACCCAGGGTCTCGCGTTGGGCGGCGAGTGGAGCGGTGCGGCGCTGCTGGTCACCGAAACCGCCGAACCCGACAAGCGGGCGCGCGCCGCGATGTGGCCGCAGCTGGGCGCACCATTCGGTTTCCTGCTGGCCAACGGGCTGTTCCTGATCTTGATCAGCTGGCTGGGCCACAGCAACGTCGAAGCCGACCTGGGCGGCGCGTTTTTGACCTGGGGGTGGCGCATCCCGTTCCTGCTCAGTGCGGTCATGGTGGCGATCGGGCTCTACGTGCGGCTGCGCTTGACCGAGACGCCGGTGTTCGCCAAGGCGCTCGAGCGCGGCGAGCGCGTGCGCAGTCCACTGATCGCGGTGTTTCGCACGAACTGGCGTGAACTGATCATCGGCACCTTCGTCATGCTCGCGACGTACACCCTCTTCTACACGGTCACCACGTGGACGCTGAGCTACGGCACCGCGAAGCGGCCCCCGCGGGGGGCCGGCCTGGGCTTCGGCTATGCGGACTTCCTGCACATCCAATTGATCGCGGTGCTGTTCTTTGCGGCAACGGTGCCAATCGCCGGCGCACTCGCCGACCGGTTCGGCCGGCGGATCACGTTGTTGGTCATCACTACCGTGATCATCGGCTACGGGGCGTCGTTCGACCTGCTGTTGGCGCCCGCCAGCGCGACGAAGGGATCCGCGACGCTGTTTTTGGTCATCGGGATGACGTTGATGGGCTTGTCTTTCGGGCCGATGAGCGCGGTGCTGCCCGAACTGTTCCCGACCAACGTCCGCTACACCGGCTCCGGGATCGCCTACAACGTGGCCGGCATCCTGGGTGCCGCGGTGGCGCCGTTCATCGCTACCTGGCTGGCCACCAATCACGGGGTGGCGTGGGTCGGGATGTATCTGAGCGTCGCGGCGGTCCTGAGCGTCATCGCGCTGCTGGTGATGCGCGAAACCAAGGCGGTGTCGCTGGAGAACCCCGTCGCCGAGGTTCAGGCGGTCAGCTAG
- a CDS encoding MerR family transcriptional regulator, which produces MVDQASWTLDELVQRVAVCLADPAYPGAPNGRVRDLPDRRAVRWYTTTGLVDRPAMQGRTALYSARHLLQVVAVKRRQAEGRSLAEVQAELIGATDDTLRKVAAIPEDVIAAAEPAPARPPAPPSRRSRFWAEPPAVAQPVTSPNGDDTVTKLAAVGLPGGALLLLPERPDASGRPDQDDIDAIHAAARPLLELLAQRGLLSGPLPLDERSPE; this is translated from the coding sequence ATGGTGGACCAGGCGTCGTGGACGCTGGACGAGCTCGTGCAACGGGTGGCCGTTTGCCTTGCCGATCCCGCGTACCCCGGCGCACCCAACGGGCGGGTCCGGGATCTGCCCGATCGACGGGCCGTGCGCTGGTACACCACGACCGGACTCGTCGACCGGCCCGCCATGCAGGGCCGCACCGCGCTCTACAGCGCCCGGCATCTGCTGCAGGTCGTCGCGGTCAAACGCCGCCAGGCCGAGGGCCGCTCGCTGGCCGAAGTCCAGGCCGAACTGATCGGCGCCACCGACGACACCCTGCGCAAGGTCGCCGCGATTCCCGAGGACGTCATCGCGGCAGCGGAGCCCGCACCGGCGCGCCCGCCGGCGCCGCCGAGCCGCCGAAGCCGGTTCTGGGCCGAGCCGCCCGCCGTCGCGCAACCCGTGACGTCACCCAACGGCGATGACACTGTCACCAAGCTGGCCGCCGTCGGCCTGCCGGGCGGGGCGCTGCTCCTGCTGCCCGAGCGCCCGGATGCCAGTGGCCGACCCGACCAAGACGACATCGACGCCATCCACGCCGCCGCTCGGCCGCTACTGGAACTGCTGGCCCAACGCGGCTTGCTGTCCGGCCCGCTACCCCTCGATGAACGGAGCCCAGAATGA
- a CDS encoding ribbon-helix-helix protein, CopG family — MRTTIRIDDELYRQVKAMAARSGRTVAAVLEDAIRRGLSPSERRASGHYAVRPTGRGGLRSGVDLSSRAAIAEAMDEGAPIDALR; from the coding sequence ATGCGCACGACAATCCGCATCGACGACGAGCTCTACCGCCAAGTGAAGGCGATGGCCGCTCGCTCCGGGCGTACCGTCGCCGCGGTCCTCGAAGACGCGATTCGGCGAGGTCTAAGCCCGTCCGAACGGCGAGCTAGCGGTCATTACGCCGTCCGTCCGACGGGGAGGGGAGGGCTTCGTTCCGGCGTAGACCTCTCATCCCGTGCCGCCATCGCTGAGGCGATGGACGAAGGCGCTCCGATCGATGCTTTGCGTTGA
- a CDS encoding class I SAM-dependent methyltransferase, producing MAQPRRRGLNGAITQMWSLLAPVYDLPVLQQWVYRPPHDEVIAQLRAHGARKIADIACGTGILSDRIEREIKPDEIYGVDMSDGMLAQARARTDRVKFLRGPAEQLPFDDGALDAVVTTSAFHFFDQPAALREFHRVLAPGGLAAVSALTSPQWLPPLPRDNRWKPQHNPSPAEMRRLFERAEFTVSDQHRIRRPPWLLLVSDSITVGIKN from the coding sequence ATGGCGCAACCGCGACGCCGAGGGCTCAACGGCGCGATCACGCAAATGTGGAGCTTGCTGGCTCCGGTCTACGATCTGCCGGTCTTGCAGCAGTGGGTCTACCGACCCCCGCACGACGAGGTGATCGCGCAGCTGCGCGCCCACGGAGCCCGCAAAATCGCTGATATAGCTTGCGGCACAGGCATTCTCAGCGACCGAATCGAGCGCGAAATCAAGCCCGATGAGATCTACGGCGTCGACATGTCCGACGGCATGCTTGCGCAGGCGCGCGCCCGCACCGACCGGGTGAAGTTTCTCCGCGGCCCAGCCGAGCAGCTGCCCTTTGACGACGGTGCGCTTGACGCTGTGGTCACGACCTCGGCGTTTCACTTCTTCGACCAACCGGCGGCCCTGCGCGAGTTTCATCGCGTCCTCGCCCCCGGCGGACTGGCCGCGGTCTCGGCGCTGACCTCGCCGCAATGGCTGCCGCCGCTACCGAGGGACAACCGATGGAAGCCGCAGCACAACCCGTCGCCCGCGGAAATGCGCAGACTGTTCGAACGTGCGGAGTTCACCGTCAGCGATCAGCATCGCATCCGGCGGCCGCCATGGCTGTTGCTGGTGTCCGATTCGATCACCGTCGGCATCAAGAACTAA
- a CDS encoding DUF4349 domain-containing protein produces MTVRITSMTDAEMQSIASEDTGLGAVSTERGNLPLDRIDVRADIAGLTSRVELTQDFVNVFDVPLEATYVFPLPDRGSVTRMRMTADGRVVEAKLREREAARQEYDDAIASGRRAAIAEEERPDVFTMRVGNIHPGERVSIELTLVNSLTYADGEATFRFPLVVAPRYIPGRALADVAVGDGHADDTDAVPDASRITPPVLLPGFPHPARLTIEVGIDPAGLTLSELRSSFPAVSTDDGKLRIQPGERPNRDFVLRLRYGTDDVTDSLVLVPDSDGDEGTYQLTVLPPASSAPPRPRDLVLVLDRSGSMSGWKMVTARRAAARIIDTLTGADRFAVLTFDEEIDRPAGLPDGLAEANDRNRFRAVEHLAQVDARGGTELLAPLRQALALLSGPPNGEARDAVVILVTDGQVGNEDQLLRELSGDLQRVRLHTVGIDQAVNAGLLRRLAGVGGGSCDLVESEDRLDEAMHGLHRRIGAPLVHSLALRAEGLACVEDTVSPVRIPDLFPGVPLVISGRYRGSATGSLALHGTDGQAGDWSVTVAGQRREAPAVTAQWARAHLRDLEDRYAAVPTEDLERRITATSLRFGVLCRFTAYVAVDSRAGRVVADGELHRVMQPVEMPDGWDAVALSGAPSPARMVAVASAMPPQPVPLATASSGRTVKLRNVIAVAVVSASLIGGGWAWSLNRGSSPSSVSNGVVAGKLPASEDASIPNATKAGVPQGTVSAPQAPAPPPRTPEDGTFKRDIVTNGSVQMVVAEPSQVADRLVAAVDDAGGRVDSRSERSGSSSPTIDLVVRIPADKLDRVLADAKKLGTVESMSINHTDVTSQRVDLDARMEALQTSVNRLLQLMGKAGDVADLLAAESSLTQRQAELDSLRAQRAALGDQISYATINVNLSAKPAVPHRGFVGALQRGWQSLLSAIHGVLVAIGFLIPWLPVLAVVVLAGVWIRRRKPFRRAAAK; encoded by the coding sequence ATGACTGTCCGCATCACGTCGATGACCGACGCCGAGATGCAAAGCATCGCTTCGGAAGACACCGGGCTGGGTGCGGTGAGCACCGAACGGGGCAACCTGCCGCTCGATCGCATCGACGTGCGCGCGGACATCGCCGGGCTTACCAGTCGAGTGGAGCTGACGCAGGACTTCGTCAACGTCTTCGACGTCCCGCTGGAAGCCACCTACGTGTTTCCGCTACCGGATCGGGGTTCGGTCACCCGCATGCGGATGACCGCCGACGGGCGGGTCGTCGAGGCGAAGCTGCGCGAGCGCGAAGCCGCCCGCCAGGAGTATGACGACGCGATCGCCTCGGGCCGGCGAGCGGCCATCGCGGAGGAGGAGCGACCGGACGTCTTCACCATGCGGGTGGGCAACATCCATCCGGGCGAACGGGTCAGCATCGAACTCACGTTGGTCAACTCGCTGACCTACGCGGACGGCGAAGCGACGTTCCGCTTCCCGCTTGTCGTTGCGCCACGGTACATTCCGGGCCGCGCACTTGCCGATGTCGCGGTCGGTGACGGCCACGCGGACGACACCGACGCGGTTCCCGACGCGTCGCGCATCACCCCGCCCGTGCTGCTGCCCGGGTTCCCGCATCCGGCTCGGCTGACCATCGAGGTCGGGATCGACCCGGCCGGTCTGACCCTGTCGGAGCTGCGGTCGAGTTTTCCCGCCGTGTCCACCGACGACGGCAAGTTGCGGATACAACCCGGCGAGCGGCCCAACCGGGATTTCGTTCTGCGGTTGCGCTACGGCACCGACGACGTCACCGATTCGCTTGTCCTGGTACCCGATTCGGACGGTGACGAGGGAACCTATCAGCTCACCGTCCTGCCGCCGGCGTCCAGCGCGCCGCCGCGTCCGCGGGACCTGGTGCTGGTGCTCGACCGCTCCGGGAGCATGAGCGGATGGAAGATGGTGACCGCCCGCCGCGCCGCGGCGCGCATCATCGACACGCTTACCGGCGCCGATCGCTTCGCGGTGTTGACGTTCGACGAGGAGATCGACCGCCCCGCCGGTCTGCCCGACGGGTTAGCTGAGGCCAACGACCGCAACCGATTTCGCGCCGTCGAGCACCTCGCCCAAGTCGACGCGCGAGGCGGCACGGAGCTGCTGGCGCCGCTACGGCAGGCCCTGGCCTTGTTGAGCGGGCCACCCAACGGTGAAGCCCGCGACGCCGTCGTCATTCTCGTCACCGACGGCCAGGTCGGAAACGAGGACCAGCTGTTGCGCGAACTGTCCGGCGATCTGCAGCGGGTACGGCTGCACACGGTTGGCATCGATCAGGCCGTCAATGCCGGGTTGCTACGCCGCCTTGCCGGCGTCGGCGGCGGAAGTTGCGACCTGGTGGAAAGCGAGGACCGGCTCGACGAGGCAATGCATGGTCTGCATCGCCGTATCGGCGCCCCGCTGGTCCACTCGTTGGCCCTGCGGGCCGAGGGGTTGGCGTGCGTCGAGGACACCGTGAGCCCGGTTCGGATACCCGATCTGTTCCCAGGGGTGCCGCTGGTGATCAGTGGCCGGTATCGGGGCAGCGCGACAGGGTCGCTCGCTCTGCACGGCACCGACGGCCAGGCCGGGGATTGGTCGGTGACGGTCGCCGGGCAGCGCCGCGAGGCCCCCGCGGTGACGGCTCAGTGGGCGCGGGCCCACCTGCGCGACCTCGAAGACCGTTACGCCGCGGTTCCCACCGAAGACCTGGAGCGGCGAATCACCGCCACCTCCTTGCGGTTTGGGGTGTTGTGCAGGTTCACCGCATACGTTGCCGTCGATAGCCGGGCCGGTCGGGTCGTCGCCGACGGTGAACTGCACCGCGTCATGCAGCCCGTCGAGATGCCCGACGGCTGGGACGCCGTCGCCCTGTCGGGGGCCCCAAGCCCCGCTCGTATGGTGGCGGTCGCGTCGGCGATGCCGCCCCAGCCGGTACCGCTCGCAACGGCGTCGTCGGGGCGAACGGTCAAGCTGCGCAACGTGATCGCGGTGGCGGTGGTCAGCGCGTCCCTCATTGGCGGCGGCTGGGCTTGGTCGCTGAACCGGGGGAGTTCGCCGTCGTCGGTGAGCAACGGCGTCGTGGCGGGCAAGCTTCCGGCGTCCGAGGATGCGAGCATCCCGAACGCGACGAAAGCCGGCGTGCCCCAGGGCACGGTGTCGGCGCCGCAGGCACCCGCGCCACCACCTCGGACCCCCGAGGACGGCACTTTCAAACGCGACATCGTCACGAACGGATCGGTGCAGATGGTGGTAGCCGAGCCCAGCCAGGTGGCCGACCGGCTCGTCGCCGCGGTCGACGACGCCGGCGGACGAGTGGACTCGCGATCGGAGCGCTCCGGATCGTCCTCGCCGACAATAGATCTCGTCGTGCGCATTCCCGCGGACAAACTTGACCGGGTGCTAGCCGACGCCAAGAAGCTCGGGACCGTCGAATCGATGTCGATCAACCACACCGACGTCACCTCGCAGCGCGTCGACCTTGATGCCCGCATGGAAGCGTTGCAGACCTCGGTCAATCGACTGCTGCAACTGATGGGCAAAGCGGGCGACGTTGCGGACCTGCTCGCGGCGGAGTCGTCGCTCACCCAGCGGCAGGCCGAGCTGGACTCGCTGCGGGCACAGCGCGCAGCGCTAGGGGACCAGATCTCCTATGCGACGATCAACGTCAATCTCTCGGCCAAACCGGCCGTGCCGCATCGTGGTTTCGTTGGCGCGCTGCAACGCGGTTGGCAGTCCTTGCTCTCCGCAATCCATGGGGTCCTCGTCGCCATCGGATTCCTGATTCCATGGCTACCGGTGCTGGCCGTCGTGGTATTGGCCGGCGTCTGGATCCGACGCCGCAAGCCTTTTCGTCGAGCGGCCGCAAAGTAG